The Lactuca sativa cultivar Salinas chromosome 2, Lsat_Salinas_v11, whole genome shotgun sequence genome includes a window with the following:
- the LOC128132453 gene encoding uncharacterized protein LOC128132453 encodes MAGSENLKSMFPELYKLEKTKKCKIRDRINTGGITWEWKSSPSSSSQACEFAELALKVESFLPNSQPDRWVCSISGDGVYHVNVVRELIDTVGSSIEGGKIDWIPEVPTKVRCFIWRAVLNGIPTACALQKRGINFNSVMCNYCDLEREDTDHALIKCPMAAKVWEEMFRWFGIPHPQFGNISDVVRFCSTWGRCLKKRRNLISICYGTAWLIWRARCNFVFNKIRISPNQLAGNIQSMVFSWIKHRRVNCSYNWIDWCSSPSYCM; translated from the coding sequence ATGGCTGGCAGCGAAAATTTAAAATCAATGTTCCCAGAATTGTACAAGCTAGAGAAAACTAAAAAGTGCAAAATAAGGGACAGGATAAACACCGGGGGAATAACATGGGAATGGAAATCGAGTCCATCCTCTAGCTCTCAAGCATGTGAATTTGCTGAGTTGGCTCTCAAAGTGGAATCATTTCTACCAAACTCCCAACCAGACAGGTGGGTATGTAGCATCTCTGGGGATGGGGTTTACCACGTCAATGTGGTAAGGGAACTGATAGATACGGTGGGCTCGAGTATTGAAGGAGGGAAGATCGATTGGATTCCGGAGGTTCCGACTAAGGTACGGTGTTTCATTTGGAGGGCGGTCTTAAATGGTATCCCAACTGCGTGTGCTCTCCAAAAGAGAGGAATCAACTTCAACTCAGTTATGTGCAACTATTGTGATCTGGAAAGAGAAGATACTGATCATGCTTTGATCAAGTGCCCGATGGCAGCAAAGGTGTGGGAGGAGATGTTCAGGTGGTTTGGCATTCCTCATCCTCAATTTGGGAATATAAGTGACGTGGTGAGGTTCTGCTCTACATGGGGAAGATGCTTAAAAAAGAGGAGGAACCTAATTAGCATTTGCTATGGTACTGCATGGCTAATCTGGAGAGCAAGATGCAATTTTGTCTTTAATAAGATTCGGATATCACCCAACCAACTGGCGGGGAACATTCAATCCATGGTgttttcatggattaaacataggAGAGTTAATTGTTCTTATAATTGGATTGATTGGTGCTCTAGTCCTTCCTATTGTATGTAA